From the genome of Candidatus Flexicrinis proximus:
CCTAAACCTGGTGTCGAACTCATCAAAGTTCACCCGGCAAGGTTCCGTTACGATCCGCGCGTACGCGCTTGAAGAGAACAGTACCAAGATGGTGCATGTCGACGTGACCGATACCGGCATCGGTATTGCGCCGCAGGATATGGACTTGCTGTTTGAACCTTTCCGGCAGGTCGACTCGTCGCTGACGCGAACGGCAGGCGGTACCGGCCTCGGTTTGCCAATCGCACGTTCCCTCATGGAGCTGATGGGCGGCGAACTCACGGTGAACAGCCAGGTCAATGTCGGTTCGACCTTCAGCATCACGATCCCGACCGAGATCAGCGAGAAACCAGAAGATGAAGCGCCAGCGGCCCCTTCGGAAACAACGATCGCCGCGCCGCCACCGATGCCGAAGCCTCTTCCGGTCACCGGCCCGTTGGTCCTCCCGCCGATGCCGCTTGAACTTAAGCGTCAGATCGTCGCGATCGAGGACAATCCGGATATGGTTGACCAGTTCCGCCGCTCGCTCCAGCGCGAAGGTTGGGAAATCATCGTTTGCGGTTCCGCCCTGGAAGCGCGCGCGGTTGTACCAGCCATGCAGCCGACGCTGATCCTGCTGGATGTCGACTTCGACGGTGGGACGGGCTGGGAACTGCTGGACGAATTCGTCAGCCGCGACGACACGGCCGATATTCCAGTGATCGTGGCAACCCTGAGCGAGGATCGTGATCGCGCAATGGATAAAGGGGCATTCGCGTTCCTGCAGCGGCCCTATTCGCCCGATGTGCTGCTGGAAGCCGTGACCCGTGCCGAGAAGACTTCGAACGTGCCACGCATTCTGCTGATCGACGATCAGGATGATGCGCTGCGGTTGCTCGGTCAACTCCTCCGCGAACACGGCGTCTTCAAAGTCTACACGGCGCGCAGTGGGGTAGAAGGGCTGCAACAGGTCGCGTTCCGCCATCCGAACCTGATTATCCTTGACCTGCGAATGCCAGAAATGGATGGTTTTGCCGTCCTCAAGGAACTGCGTGAGAATCCGGAGACCATGAATATCCCGGTGATGGTCGTCACCAGCGAAACAACGCTGCGTGAGGATGAGCGGCAGCAGCTCCAGCAGGTGCGGGTGCTGCCCAAAGCCGAGATCACGCAAACTGAGTATGCTTCATTCCTCAAGGGTGTGAGCGAGAAACTCGGACGGCAGAACTAGAGCGTGTTATGCACTTAGTTTGTGGAGGCGCTGCCTCCACACCTCCGCGAGGGACTTGCGCCCCTCGACCCCTCGTCTGCGATTTTGTGGCGTGTGCGCCACAAAATCGCTGTGGGAGGTGCAGGAGTGCAAATTCTTGCCGGGGTTTGGGGTGGAACCCCATCGGAAGTGCACAACACGCTCTAGGCACGCCGAACAGCATCGCGGCGGCCGATTCAGCAAACCGGCGGTGGGGTATACTCACCGCCGGTTTTTGCTGCCGGCCGCCAGTGTCTCGCTCAATAAACAGTAGTCAGGTTCTGCGATGATCGATGTGAAGGAAATCCGCGCGTTTCTCAACGGCGCTGCGGGTGGGGAAAAATCCGAACTGGCTGCGACGAACTACACCGGTTCACCGCGTGTACATCTGGGAATCGGTGCTCCGGGGCTTCACGACTTTGTCGCGGAACTTATCACCGAGCATAAATCAGACCTGACCCTAGATGCGGCGATTCCGCTCCTGACCGCGCTCTATGCCGGCGAGACCGTGGAAGAGCCGATCCTGGCGGGTCTGCTGCTGGCAAAACTGCCCGGCTTCAGACAGGCGCTATCACTGGAAATTCTCGAAGGCTGGCTCGATCAACTGACGGGATGGGTTGAAGTCGACTCGACCTGCCAATCGACCTTTCCGCCCA
Proteins encoded in this window:
- a CDS encoding DNA alkylation repair protein, whose amino-acid sequence is MIDVKEIRAFLNGAAGGEKSELAATNYTGSPRVHLGIGAPGLHDFVAELITEHKSDLTLDAAIPLLTALYAGETVEEPILAGLLLAKLPGFRQALSLEILEGWLDQLTGWVEVDSTCQSTFPPKELYQRWEDWSALLRRLNGSPNINKRRASLVLLIRTVRESDDPRGIGLVLELTEPLKHERDKLITKAISWVLREGAKRHSEAVSGYVDTHARELAAHIVREVRVKLETGKKKS